In Dryobates pubescens isolate bDryPub1 chromosome 32, bDryPub1.pri, whole genome shotgun sequence, the following are encoded in one genomic region:
- the KPNA4 gene encoding importin subunit alpha-3, translating to MADNEKLDNQRLKNFKNKGRDLETMRRQRNEVVVELRKNKRDEHLLKRRNVPHEDICEDSDIDGDFRVQNTSLEAIVQNASSDNQGVQLGAVQAARKLLSSDRNPPIDDLIKSGILPILVHCLERDDNPSLQFEAAWALTNIASGTSEQTQAVVQSNAVPLFLRLLHSPHQNVCEQAVWALGNIIGDGPQCRDYVISLGVVKPLLSFISPSIPITFLRNVTWVMVNLCRHKDPPPPMETIQEILPALCVLIHHTDVNILVDTVWALSYLTDAGNEQIQMVIDSGIVPHLVPLLSHQEVKVQTAALRAVGNIVTGTDEQTQVVLNCEALSHFPALLTHPKEKINKEAVWFLSNITAGNQQQVQAVIDANLVPMIIHLLDKGDFGTQKEAAWAISNLTISGRKDQVAYLIQQNVIPPFCNLLTVKDAQVVQVVLDGLSNILKMAEDEAETIANLIEECGGLEKIEQLQNHENEDIYKLAYEIIDQFFSSDDIDEDPSLVPEAIQGGTFGFNSSANVPAEGFQF from the exons ACTATGAGAAGACAGAGAAATGAAGTTGTTGTGGAGCTGAGAAAG AACAAGAGAGATGAGCATCTTCTAAAGAGGAGAAATGTTCCCCATGAAGATATCTGTGAAGATTCTGACATCGATGGGGACTTCAGAGTG caAAACACTTCTTTGGAGGCAATAGTacag AATGCTTCAAGTGACAACCAGGGTGTGCAGTTGggtgctgtgcaggcagcaag aaagctgctttccagcgaTCGCAATCCGCCCATCGACGACCTCATCAAATCAGGAATATTACCTATTCTAGTGCACTGTCTTGAAAGAGATGACAA tcCTTCTTTACAGTTTGAAGCTGCCTGGGCTTTGACAAACATTGCCTCTGGAACCTCTGAACAAACACAGGCCGTAGTTCAATCCA ATGCTGTGCCACTTTTTCTGAGACTGCTGCATTCACCTCATCAAAATGTTTGTGAGCAAGCTGTGTGGGCCTTAGGAAATATCATAG GTGATGGACCCCAGTGTAGAGATTATGTTATTAGCCTTGGGGTAGTGAAGCCACTGCTGTCCTTCATCAGCCCATCTATTCCCATAACCTTCCTAAGGAACGTTACCTGGGTCATGGTCAACTTGTGCCGTCACAAAGACCCTCCTCCACCCATGGAAACCATCCAGGAG ATCCTTCCAGCCCTCTGTGTTCTCATTCACCACACAGATGTAAAT ATATTGGTAGATACAGTCTGGGCGCTCTCGTACCTAACGGATGCTGGCAATGAACAGATCCAGATGGTGATAGACTCCGGGATAGTTCCCCATTTGGTTCCACTGCTCAGCCATCAAGAGGTTAAAGTGCAA ACCGCCGCCCTGCGAGCCGTGGGAAACATCGTCACTGGCACCGATGAGCAGACACAGGTAGTGCTGAACTGTGAGGCCCTCTCTCATTTTCCAGCACTCCTGACACATCCCAAGGAAAAAATTAATAAG gaAGCAGTGTGGTTCCTATCTAACATCACTGcaggaaaccagcagcaagTTCAGGCAGTAATAGATGCAAACCTTGTTCCAATGATAATACATCTGCTAGATAAG GGTGACTTTGGCACTCAGAAAGAAGctgcctgggcaataagcaactTAACCATCAGTGGAAGAAAAGACCAA gTGGCATACCTAATTCAACAAAATGTAATCCCTCCCTTTTGCAATTTGCTGACAGTAAAAGATGCACAAGTTGTGCAAGTGGTTCTGGATGGACTAAGTAATATATTAAAAATGGCTGAAGATGAAGCAGAAACCATAGCCAATCTTATAGAAGAGTGTGGAG GTCTGGAGAAAATTGAACAGCTACAGAATCATGAAAATGAAGACATCTACAAACTGGCTTATGAGATCATTGATCAGTTCTTCTCCTCAGATGAT ATTGACGAAGATCCAAGCCTGGTTCCGGAAGCCATCCAGGGCGGAACGTTTGGTTTCAATTCGTCTGCCAACGTACCAGCAGAAGGGTTCCAGTTTTAG